From Humisphaera borealis, the proteins below share one genomic window:
- a CDS encoding ISAs1 family transposase translates to MDGPATSGTLRAFSNLPDPRGCNVIHKLHDILVISVCAVICGADGWVDVELYGKSKLSWLRTFLDLPHGIPSHDTFGRVFAKLHPDAFEQCFNAWVGAIAQSAGGRLIAIDGKAIRRSFEHAWARNNMTHMVSAFVDAHRMVFGQVAVDDKSNEIEAIPRLLGLLDIQDATVTIDAAGCQTQIARQIVDAGGNYVLSVKENQPRTRLRLVRRCTRRSGSCWTKRSWAA, encoded by the coding sequence ATGGATGGCCCTGCGACCAGTGGTACCCTGCGCGCGTTTTCCAACCTCCCCGATCCTCGCGGCTGCAACGTGATTCACAAACTCCACGACATCCTCGTCATCTCCGTCTGCGCCGTTATCTGCGGCGCCGACGGCTGGGTCGACGTTGAACTCTATGGCAAGAGCAAGCTCTCCTGGCTTCGAACCTTCCTGGATCTTCCCCACGGCATCCCCTCTCACGACACCTTCGGTCGCGTCTTCGCCAAGCTCCATCCCGACGCCTTCGAGCAGTGTTTCAACGCCTGGGTCGGCGCGATCGCACAGTCCGCCGGCGGACGACTGATCGCGATCGACGGCAAGGCCATCCGCCGGTCCTTCGAACACGCCTGGGCCAGGAACAACATGACCCACATGGTCAGCGCGTTCGTCGACGCCCACCGGATGGTCTTCGGCCAGGTCGCCGTGGATGACAAGAGCAATGAGATCGAGGCGATCCCGCGGCTTTTGGGCCTGTTAGACATTCAGGACGCGACGGTGACGATCGATGCCGCCGGCTGCCAGACGCAGATCGCCAGACAGATCGTCGATGCCGGCGGCAACTACGTGCTGTCGGTGAAGGAGAACCAGCCGAGGACCAGGCTTCGCCTCGTCCGACGCTGCACGCGAAGGTCAGGAAGCTGCTGGACGAAGCGATCCTGGGCGGCATGA
- a CDS encoding bestrophin-like domain, protein MSPITSAILLSAFLVLGVALFQEVGYRLGKHDALRIKTFASGTGAVEAAVFGLIGLLMAFMFSGSSTRLENRRALIVEEANAIGTAYLRLDLLPTADRDELRPLFREYVDTRLKIYASLRDLDAVQAEQDRSAAQQSVIWSKAVAAVGKAGASPQASLLLVPALNEMFDITTTRTIAAKTHIATLLIVLLCGLVMLGGLLAGYGMAQRGCRSLVHLLVFSVVLGVTVYVIMDFEYPRFGLIRIDSTDEAIQAVRESMK, encoded by the coding sequence ATGAGCCCGATTACTTCCGCCATCCTGCTGTCGGCTTTTCTTGTCCTCGGTGTCGCGCTGTTTCAGGAAGTGGGGTACCGCCTGGGCAAGCACGATGCGCTGCGCATCAAAACATTTGCCAGCGGCACCGGTGCGGTCGAGGCGGCGGTCTTCGGGCTCATCGGGCTTTTGATGGCGTTTATGTTCAGCGGGTCGTCCACCCGACTGGAGAACCGACGGGCACTGATCGTGGAGGAAGCCAATGCGATCGGCACCGCGTACCTGCGGCTGGATCTGTTGCCGACGGCCGACCGCGACGAGCTGCGGCCGCTGTTCCGCGAGTATGTCGACACCCGGCTGAAGATTTACGCAAGCCTGCGCGACCTCGACGCCGTGCAGGCTGAGCAGGACAGGTCGGCGGCGCAGCAGTCGGTGATCTGGTCGAAAGCGGTCGCGGCGGTGGGCAAGGCGGGGGCCTCGCCGCAGGCGTCGCTGCTGCTTGTGCCCGCGCTGAACGAGATGTTCGACATCACCACCACCCGGACGATCGCGGCCAAGACGCATATCGCGACGCTGTTGATCGTCCTGTTGTGCGGGCTGGTCATGCTCGGCGGGTTGCTCGCGGGGTACGGCATGGCGCAACGCGGATGCCGGTCGTTGGTGCATCTGCTGGTATTTTCGGTGGTGCTGGGCGTGACGGTCTATGTGATCATGGACTTCGAGTACCCGAGATTCGGTTTAATCCGGATCGACTCGACCGATGAGGCGATCCAGGCGGTGCGGGAATCGATGAAGTGA
- a CDS encoding ISAs1 family transposase, which produces MKDVSHGVHEEFDADHGRLDTRKVWVMDEVHWLGDLCQQWPGLAGVIAVERKREVLAGKSSVERHYFISSVAGTDARAMAAAIRGHWAIENKLHWQLDVSSREDERRIRKGYGAENYSRLCRLTLNLLKRDKSIKNGIHGKRLKAGWDEHYLLRLLTT; this is translated from the coding sequence ATGAAGGACGTGAGCCACGGCGTCCACGAGGAGTTCGACGCCGACCACGGCCGGCTGGACACCCGCAAAGTGTGGGTGATGGACGAAGTGCACTGGCTCGGCGACCTATGTCAGCAGTGGCCGGGACTGGCCGGCGTGATCGCGGTCGAACGCAAGCGGGAGGTGCTTGCCGGCAAGAGCAGCGTCGAGCGGCATTACTTCATCAGCAGCGTCGCAGGGACCGACGCCAGGGCGATGGCGGCGGCGATCCGCGGCCACTGGGCCATCGAGAACAAGCTGCACTGGCAACTGGACGTGAGCTCCCGCGAGGACGAGCGGCGGATCCGCAAAGGCTATGGTGCGGAGAACTACTCCCGGTTGTGCCGGCTGACGCTCAATCTTCTCAAGCGGGACAAGAGCATCAAAAACGGGATCCACGGGAAACGGTTAAAGGCAGGTTGGGACGAGCACTACCTGCTCCGTCTGCTAACGACCTGA